A genomic segment from Vicugna pacos chromosome 17, VicPac4, whole genome shotgun sequence encodes:
- the CCR8 gene encoding C-C chemokine receptor type 8 gives MDSTLEPNVTTVTDYYYPDIISSPCDGELTQRDSKLLLAVFYCLLFVFGLLGNSLVILVLVACKKLRSITDVYLLNLALSDLLFVFSFPFQTHYQLDQWVFGTVMCKVVSGFYYIGFFSSMFFITLMSVDRYLAVVHAVHAIKVRTARIGTALSLAVWLTALLATSPLLVFYQVASEDGTLQCYSFYDQQTSKWKLFIHFEMNILGLLIPFTILLFCYISILYQLKRCQNHHKTKAVQLVLIVVVASLLFWVPFNAVLFLSSLHSMRILDGCVMSQRLIYATHVTETISFTHCCVNPIIYAFMGEKFKKHLSEIFQKIRSHIIYTGRKISGEAWERSSSSQHFSRSSSVDYIL, from the coding sequence ATGGATTCTACACTGGAGCCCAACGTGACAACAGTAACTGACTACTACTATCCTGACATCATCTCAAGCCCCTGCGATGGGGAACTTACCCAGAGAGACAGCAAGTTGCTTCTGGCCGTCTTCTACTGTCTCCTGTTTGTATTCGGTCTTCTGGGAAACAGCCTGGTCATCCTGGTCCTTGTCGCCTGCAAGAAGCTAAGGAGCATCACGGATGTGTACCTCTTGAACCTGGCCCTGTCCGACTTGCTTTTTGTCTTCTCCTTCCCGTTTCAGACGCACTATCAGCTAGACCAGTGGGTGTTTGGGACTGTGATGTGCAAGGTGGTCTCTGGCTTTTACTACATTGGCTTCTTCAGCAGCATGTTCTTCATCACCCTCATGAGTGTGGACAGGTACCTGGCTGTGGTCCACGCCGTACATGCCATAAAGGTGAGGACAGCCAGGATAGGCACAGCCCTGAGTCTGGCAGTGTGGCTGACTGCTCTCTTGGCTACCAGCCCACTCCTAGTATTTTACCAAGTGGCCTCTGAAGATGGCACTCTACAGTGTTACTCCTTTTATGATCAACAGACTTCGAAGTGGAAGCTCTTCATCCACTTTGAAATGAACATCTTAGGCCTGTTGATCCCGTTCACCATCCTTCTGTTCTGCTACATTAGCATCCTGTACCAGCTGAAGAGGTGTCAGAACCACCACAAGACCAAGGCCGTCCAGCTCGTGCTCATCGTGGTGGTGGCCTCTTTGCTCTTCTGGGTCCCCTTCAATGCggtcctcttcctttcttccctgcaCAGCATGCGCATCTTGGATGGATGTGTCATGAGCCAGCGGCTGATTTATGCCACCCACGTCACAGAAACCATTTCCTTCACCCACTGCTGTGTCAACCCTATTATCTATGCTTTCATGGGTGAGAAGTTCAAGAAGCACCTCTCAGAAATCTTTCAGAAAATTCGCAGCCACATCATCTACACAGGGAGAAAAATCtctggggaggcctgggagaggtCATCTTCCTCCCAGCACTTCTCCCGTTCCTCCAGTGTGGACTACATTTTGTGA